Genomic segment of Dunckerocampus dactyliophorus isolate RoL2022-P2 chromosome 13, RoL_Ddac_1.1, whole genome shotgun sequence:
TatggctcttctcaacgagcagcaggtCCTGCTGGGCCCGCCCCCATCTAAAGGCACTCACAGGCAGCTCAGTCTAGCTTGTGacgtgaaaaaaaatccacaaaaagaAGCAGCATAAGAAAGtgcatttgtagttctaaatatattttatgttttttgtggactttttgtctcccataAAAATAGCATGCACatgtgtcatggccaattatgcaaattataagATTACGTAATCTACCTTCCTACACATCCCCAAAACATACAcctgaggttaattggagactccaaGTCGTCCATAGGTGGACACTTGACTCTTTacggttgcttgtctatatatGCGCTGCGACAGTACGTGTTTGTATTGTGGAAACCTTCATGTGAGACATTTTGGCCAAACAATACATGCATTCTCAATATTCTACCTTCACTCACATTTTCATTGATTGCAGTTGAATAGAGTAGAATTTCACTGCATTAACGAATGTGTTGTTCAACAATTATATTCAGCATTATTATATGTGCTAATGCACTGTATTTGCATTTGGTCTCAATGGATAAGCGTGAGACAGAAAGGTTCCAATACCGaccatcatcatcctcctctGTCTCTGGAAGAAGTACTGTCGCTGTCGGGCGCGCCTCTGGAGCTCATTGCGCCTCTGAACTTCCGCGCTGTTTAAGTCTCTCCGGCGCTTCAGAAGCATATAAGTCATCAAAAACGTGAAAGACCGTAGCTGTTCATCGCCCTCCATTCTTCACAAGTTTACATTACAACACAATATATGGGATTTAAGGCGGTAAATAGTAGTAAACAAGTGATGGAACGATGCTGTGGCTAATGTCACGTGATTGTACAGGTAGGGCGTACACTTCCGGGGTTTCCTTCTTCGGCTTCGATAGTGACatctactgccatcttgtggtcgGAGGTGTAAGCGGTTGAATCAATTCATATACTATACAAACAAGCTTCCACTTACGTTATTTCGTTTACTGTGTGAAATAAATCtatacatgaataaattatcaatatatatataaatatctcTGAGGCTGACAAGAATAGAAGTATTATTTATTGCACGGAATGAAGACATAAGGAGGTAAATAGTCGTAAACGAGTAGTGTAACAATCATGTTGTGAGGAGTGCTTCCGGGGTTTTCTTCTTCGGCTTCGACAATGACGTCTACGTCTTAGTGGTCGCAGGTGAAAGCGGTTGAATCCATTAATCCTGTGCAAACGATTCCACCGGTGTTATTTCGTTTTATGGgtgaaataaatacacaatacaTGAATAATTTATCTATATAGTTTAACATCTCTAAGCCTGACAATAATAAACGTAGGATTTATTGCACGGATTGAAAATCAGAGCATTATTGCATTTCTCAGCGAACAAAGGAACATGCATATGATCAGTTCTTTTGTATGTAAGCTACTTGTACTGTCTTGAAAGAGTCTGCTGGAGGTAGAAGCACATAAGGGCATCACTAGCTGCAAACCACATGTTAAGTAACAACTTTAACACGAGCAATAAAAAGTTCTGCTGCAGCATTCTCAAATTCCTTCGCATCCATGTCGCCACCTGGCCCTCGCATGCGCGCCGCGTTCATGGCCTGTGCCAGCTTGTGTGGTGACATCTTGGCACTCGCCTCCAGGTAGCGAATAGCCTTGACACTGGACTCCAAGCAGCGGCTGTCTCGAGCGTTCATGTCAACAACACTGTTCGCATCGCAGCCTCGCGACGTCTCCAAGGCGTCCTTTAATGCGCCCAGCACGGCCTGACACAGCGCTCGCGATGGCGCCCCCTCGTCCTGGCAGCACACTTCGGCATAAAGCCTCTGAGACTGGCGGATGTAGTCCGAGAAAATTGCGCATGTGAGCACACCGTGGCGGAAGATGTCGTAAGGGACGGCCTCGTGGTCTTGGCAGTGGAGGCGGCACAGGAGTGGGGCAGAGGTGGAGGCCGGGATGCCGCCTTCACTGCACAGGCACTGCAGAGTCTGCGTGTACACGCCCCCTCGAACTCCTCCTCCTGCCACTGTCAGGGAGCCACGGGGGTCTTCTTGGACCTCACCTTGGCAGGGTCCGGCGAGGTTCAGGAGGTCGTAGGCTACACGGACATTGTTGCTGAACGCCGATCTGTGTTGAGAAGGAAAAATAACAGTTAGGCTTAATGAGCTATGGGCATGTATTTCGCTTAATGGCCGCCATGTTTTTCACCCAATTtggctcaaattttacacacaagtGCTTGCCAGTCCCCTACACGTGTGTAACAAATTTCACGGTGCTTCGGCTAAAATCCCTAAAGttgcagtgggtgttttgtagtcAAGTCGGTCCAacttatggggtcaaactttggggtttaataacagcgtcaCCATGTGGCGTATTGGTCAGAAAagtaacagcacaggcaacacagtaggggtctatgttttggtacattttcacccttttgctTGCAGCAGTTCAGGAGCAGAAAAGTTaccttacacaaacaaatacacacagtCACGTGATAAAATTAGGACACCCTAAAATGCATGCTTTCACAgtgataacacacacaaaaataccacAATTTGTCCCACAGGAAACAATGGAAATAGAAGTACAGTACATCCCTATTAGCGGGAGTTATGTTCCAAGACCCCCAGTGAACGGCGAAAAACCACAACTAATGGACGCATCCATAAAAAAgcctaaaaatgtctatttttgttactttaaaatagggatgtcccgatccacattttttggcttccgatccgatccgatttttttccACAGTCTTGCTGATACGATCCGGTACcgattcttttcttttttctaataagCTTTCGTTACAAACTTGAATTTGTGGaactgaatatggttatgaaaatagctcttcaaagcattaaaaagaatgcaaccaaagtattgctgaatttactttttttgttccacagcatgtgcaacaatattgtttggcttttgtaacagaCCTCTGTGAGACatgtccctaatccaataaaagttaaaattgGGCAAAATggccgtgcaaaatactttcaggGTCAGACTAATCatctgacatggttatagatcaatttgtggtgtgatttagaatatatgattttttttttttaacagcgcaatagtaatttattgacggcccctagtgtaaacaagcagcacttcccatgcgagcAGCGGCGGAGCCAGAGATTtttggtggtgttgtgttttctttttctttttcttgcgggtggcgggagtcgtgTGGCAAcgagctttgaggcgcattaccgcacctaccgtgtgACACACAGTTACGAACATGATATGGcgaccggatcggcccgatctcgtggcggaagccgatattgtcCGATCTCCAAAATACAacagatcggcagccgatctcgatcctgaagatccgatcgggacatccctactttaaACTATgtaatatgtaacatttttcattcatttttccaCGTTACAGgcatacagcatacagtatTGTACAAAAGCGTGAAGTTACACTAcatgtcttgtcaaagcatcttcctgctagAAAATGTTCAATGAATTGTCAGAGAGACAGCACCCTCTACTGGACTCAAAGCGACAACACACTTTTCCCCCCCTGCAGACAGCACCTTCACTCCACTTACTATGCaagttattatttaaaaaaatattatttacaaTATGAGGGGTGGCAGGGATTGACTATAATCTCTTTCAGGGTCAACCTATTGGCGTTGTAAAGCCTTTATTCGCTGTTAAGGCAATGTATGTCACTTTCTTACATTTTAAGTGTAAATTAAGAGTCAATCAAaatgttgcacttttttttattgtgtaccAATGTAGAAATAAGAATAAAGTGACCAATATATTAACTAAATGAATAAACTAATTTGACGTGAAAATACCGCAGTAGTACAATTCTATTAGAACCTACCTCTGGGAGTGGTGGGCCAGACGCAGGTGCCACAGTGCCCGGTTTAGACGCTGCTGAGCCCGGGCTCCTCCTCCCAGCGAGCCGTTGTTCAGGTGGTCCTTGTCTCCCCCACCACCGCCACCACTACCGGCCGGCGTGCTGCTACTCTCCACCGACGCTAGGCTGCCGAAGTGGTCCGCCAGGAAGCCGATGGGGTCGTCCGGCCTGGCTTCGACCATTTTTAACACGGCTCCGCGTATAAGTTCCCCAACTCCGGCCTGCGATAGGAAGTCGCTGTCCGTGTCCGGTTTAGAGGCTTTGCCCTCGGCCACGACAGCAGGGGGAGACACCCCGGACCGGCGCTTCTCTCTGTCGGCCATGTTTGTTGACGGCAACGGAAGTGAATGCGGTAAAAGGTGATTATGATACCTTAAAGTCACAGCTACCAATTTTGTTTGTCGTAAGGTTAAAACGTAAAATACTTCCAATTATTTTCTACATAAATTATTCAGTACATTACATAAGAAAGGTGTTTTAATACACTCGTCCCAATAGCGTGACACCAACCGTCAGTAATTTCAGAACGACACTTTCGCCACAAATTGTAgggtgtattttttatttttgtaattatttttttaaacgtttttatcatgtaatgtacaaaaaaacaaccgcaGTCGTCCTCTCACCCAAAACAAATAATAGTCGACTTAAACGCGGTGGGTTTGCAACGTTACTACTCCATCTAGAGGGCGTTTACTTTACATTATATCggccataacattaggtacacccgcacaATTAAATCAGATTCACTACAAGTGAAAAAAATGCCTTACAAATAATAAACacgctcagttttgattgtTTGTTCTTTTGGCCACACTGAAaggtatttgtatttattttgttagggaaaaaaaacaatacaccaTGTGTAATTAATGTCATACAGTGCATATTACGTATGTGCAACCAACTGCATTGGTGCATTGttctgatctggtttcaactCATCCTAAACAtgcgtgtgtctgcgtgtgtgtgtgtgataaattAAAAAGAACAGGCTGCCTTTTGTTCCAAGACAGCAGTCTTGGTGAATGTGTTATCTCTCTGTTATACACTATACTTTATAAGCACATACAAGATGAAGAATCCACAAGAGagtagaaaatattccattcctaacacactttgttgttttttttgtctttggaaGTGAAATAAGACGACGGCAACTTAAATTTCTGCTTCCATGGGGGCTTTTATTCAGGTTTACGTGTTAGATGAATTGGACGTAAAACACCTAACTTGACAGGAAAAGGGTGAGATTAGGGAATTAACAGAGTTTGTGCTGATAACTGTCTtttttcattggtttatttctAATCGAGCCACGATCAATGAGGATTGCTATTATAAAGGATCCCAGCTGTGTTACGTTTCACATCTTAATTGGAGTGCTCGGCATCGTCACCATTGGCATAGATGCCGTTTGTAGCCTCTGTGTGGTTCCTGATGATGAAGGGGTCCTTCTTTTTCAAAGAGGCAACGTCGCCATTGATGCAGTGCGGAGACAGGAAGTGTCTCTGCAGCTTTTCCTCGAGCAGCATGTGACTCTGAGGCGGGAGGCCGAGACACGCTCTGGAAATACAAGATTTGAACACTTGAGTCATAGAAGATAGACGAGAAAGAGTCTCTTTGAGGCGTACCTCATGATGTTTTCTATAGATGCTCTCTGCCGGAAGAAAGCGTTGATGACCGGGGTCCCAGATGGGACTAGCGGGGCCTTGCAAAGGAAGGAGAGAAGCGCCAGGACGCTGTGGAAGGACTGGAAGTGGTCCTCGCCCTTGGGTCGGATCGTCACACGCTGACAAAGCTCGGTCAGGATGGCCAGGTCCAGGATGATCGGGCTGGCTAGAAGAGAGTCCTGAGGAAGAAATGGTACAGCAGGAGGTTTACAATCTATGATTTCACGTCATCTGGTACGGTCGAGCACTGAAGGcaataaatatgacaaaaaacacaaataaaagtacatttgatgaaaaatacGGCGTcactttaaaagaataaagatgtactaatatgagaaaaaagcaaTACATTAGAATTTCATGTGAaatgtaataattgtaatattacgggggaaaaaaacatcaatgtTTAAGTGATTTAAAAACGgcatattgcaagaaaaaagttgtcattttacgagaataacgttgtaatctGATGTTagataaattgtcattttatgagactaaataatacgagaagaaaaagttgtcattttataagaagaaagccgtaatatttcattaaaaatagcagccattttacaaaaaataaagttgtattgttATGAGAgataagttgtcattttatgagaataaatacgTAAAAAGCCccaatattaagaaaataatgcaataataaaaaacaaaatatggaaaaaaataagtcacaatattacagaaaaacaaatcatcattttgacaaaaatgaagttgtacaaTTACTGGCAAAAAGTCCTGATTTTCCAAGCAAAGGTTggcattttacaagaacaaacttgCAATATGATGACAGAGAAGTTGCTTTAAAGTTATTTATGACAATATCGTTGTGATATTCCACGTCAGTCGTCCCGATTTTAACAAATTAACGCGATAACAGTTTAAAAATTggatgcaaaaaaaattaagttgcaaTACGACAGAAAACAAATCATATGGCAAGAACTgagttgtcatattatgagaaaaaagtcatcattttataagaataaagtcatgttacgaggaaaaaaaaggagtgatttttacaagaatagtggcaatattacaagaaaaatccCAATCTTAAGAAAATAATATCgtaatgctttaaaaaatagaaaaataaatcatagttttacaaaaACTGAGTTgtaatatgataaaaaaaaaaagtattgtattgtaacgttccaagaaataaatgaaaattctacacatttgatgagaaaaatgtgattttacaagagtaaagtggCAATATCATGAGCATGAACATGTTCAGGACGAACAGAACTTGCTCGGCcacttgttgccaggcagaatTCATCAGGCACAATCAATGGCGCCTTCATACGACGGAGctttagggccacattgaaaacaaaaatctgagatttagagaataaagtggtaaatttatgagaaaaaagttgtaaatttgcgaGAATAACGCGGTAATATTTCgcgtcagagggaaaatagagcacagctcttcaggaaggaaggaaactttcctcttgcttcaggcaagcttttatttataacgtggcagcaaaacgaGAATGTGTTAGCAtcatctcacttccgccttgCTTACCCCGCCCTCTTCACATGCACGAAGCCAAGCGTCACATTCagtaagtccccccttttcatagatgtctcaggcaatgcctgaaACATAGTCGCAgtcaatttatgactttattctcctaaatttatgacttcattctcgtaatatttttttctcgtaaatttatgacttcattgtcgtaaatgtacgactttattctcaaaagctcagattattttattactctgtcgtaacaggcattacctgagacagctatgaaaaggagggacttatgtgacctttggccttggcctTATATGCAAcgtacaataaatacaatattacaACGTTTTGTCTCGCtaatttacagcttttttctcgtaaatctacaaatttattcttgtaaatctatgactttttttttctcgtaaatttacgactttttctcataaattcacaaCTATAATCTcagattagtttttttttttttccccaattcgGCGTACCCTCTAgcccagttaaaaaaaaataaaaaatcgcCAAAGGTACATCACTGTTCTCTACGCCTTTTCCCTGGCAACTTGGTGCTGCCCCACACAGcaaagaaaggacagggagagttggcaggaacaggaagtcatccAGAAGGTCGGAAATTGGGCCCAAAACATGACATCACATCAAGggtattacaataataataataataagattaataataatatgaagtaGCGACCTCGCAGGTGTTGTGCAGTACGATGGTGTTGAGGCCTCCCATCATGATTTCAGAGGTGTATTCATCCATGGCTCGCTTGCTGTCTCCCACGTAAGGAATGTACTTAATCACCACCtgtatcaacacacacacacacacacacgtgtggtcACACAGACATCcgtgatacattttgtgctgctgtgcatcGTCTCCGTGTGTCGCTCACACAGTGGTCGGGTTTCTCGCCGCGTCGGTAGAGTACGTGGTTGGACTGCACCATGTCGTCCACCACGTTGCTCTTGGTGATCTCTTTGGAGCGGAACTGCTGCGGGGCGGACAGATTCTTGCCGTCGTTGTTTCCCAGGTGATTGTAGCTGACGATGGAGGTGGGCTGCGGAGGGGAGAGAGGAATTGCTCGTAAAAGCCGACATTTTCCTGCCCGTCTGTCGCTGTTTATTGCTACTTCGGCTCAACCCGTTTAAGTTGACGTAAGCAACAGGCGCATTTGCAGGACTTTTTTTACCCAAAATCACTGGAGTCGGTGCCTCCTTTGCTCACCTTGATGCCCGAGCTGACCAGGAAGTCCACCAGCACCGACTTGATCTTCGTCTGGCCGGACTTGAAGTCGTCCCCGCCGACGAAGACGCCCCTCTGCACGGCCAGGTCCACGGCCCCCGGCACGAAGGTGTTCTGAGGGGAGCCGTTGATGTAGGCGCATCCCTCCAGTATGCTGGCCACTGCAAACAGAGTGGAGGGAGACACCTCTGAGCCCGCCTGATGGATGACAAGAAACCGTGCTGTCAGTCATGGAAGGTAACGTGGCCGTCTATTTGTTTGGCAAGAAGGTTTTTGTATCTTCTCaagaaatgtaataattaatatttataaatataaataaataaataaatatcattaataatcatttttacaaatctaaatttaaattttaaaatcaCGTTATtagaaaaatgtgatattttgactGCAACGCAAATTGTAGTCTGAATCTTGCCGTTTATTAGTTTGGCAAGAAGGTTTTTGTATATCctgaataaatgtaataatgaatcatatttatttttgtaattatgattttatgattgataatcattttaaaaaatcaaaatgtaagTTTACAAATCATGTTCTTCAGAAAAAGCTGGTATTTTGGCTGCAAAGCACATTTTTGTCTGAATCATTTTAGTCTGTTTGCTATCTCACCTGGATGGCGGCGAGAAGGTTTTCGGCCGTGTCGTTGATCCCGGGCacgacgtcgcagaagcgctcgGTGGTGGCGGTCCACAGCACGATGACTTTGTCCACGCCACTTGACTGACGGAAGTCCCGGATGTCAGCTCTGATCTGCGCCATCTGGGAAGGTTGGAAACCAACGGCAAACTAACACATGTGCCCTCTAGTGGTCaagtgacacaaaaaacaaaccaccTGCTCCGCTATGGTCCCCGTGAGCACGTTGTCGGCTCGACTCTCTTGGTTGGCGGCAATGAATTCTGGGATGTAGATGGACGGTCGGGGTTTCATGGCGCCCATGTATGGTCGTAGCTGCTCTTGTAACGACCAGTCCAGGACTTGAGCTCGCTCCATTGCCCTCCCGAGATCCAGTGAGGAAATATCCCAGCCTGGAAAAACACAAGCACTCCATTTAATTCATAATAATCAGGCGACCATCTCTTTTTCCACATAACCGACCCCCTTCAGTCTCTTAAATACAtccgtcctggctgctcagtccaACACGGCTACGTCAACAATGGCTTACTTCAATTTCGACAGAAATTCTATTTCCCTTGAAATATTTGTGAGTTATTTGTAcatattataaatacattttataaaaaaaatatttatttaaaaaaaatgaataattatttttatcattaataataattttgaaaaaataagttTATATAtcatgtttattaaaaaaatgaaatttggaCTGCAAAGCAAATTTTAGCAAGAACGTTTTTGACTGTGTGGTATATTCTAAATAAATGTcataattcatatttattttattttttataattattattttatcattaagaataattttttaaaaacctaaaTTGAAGTTTAAAAATCACGGTGCTCAGTACAACAGGGCTCTGTCAACAACGGCTTATTTCAATGAATAATAATTGTCTTTTTTGTGGATGAATATTAGtccaaatatgcatattgaagcaatgctttgcctaaattaagcattttctagcataaGCACGTCTAcatgaaccaaaatacaaatacaaggcacaTTTAAAGACGTTGTGACGATATGTGGcatttctacactggtcaccggGTGTCAATAGTGTGTAATGTTACACAATGTTACAAGGCGGTACTGTACACAAactggaagtaaaaaaacaagaaggaactatcccaatgctaatgtatgagtcttattttatcttattatgtctactgtactggtcacaggagtgtaaaggtgactataggggtgttagttc
This window contains:
- the tpgs1 gene encoding tubulin polyglutamylase complex subunit 1, with product MADREKRRSGVSPPAVVAEGKASKPDTDSDFLSQAGVGELIRGAVLKMVEARPDDPIGFLADHFGSLASVESSSTPAGSGGGGGGDKDHLNNGSLGGGARAQQRLNRALWHLRLAHHSQRSAFSNNVRVAYDLLNLAGPCQGEVQEDPRGSLTVAGGGVRGGVYTQTLQCLCSEGGIPASTSAPLLCRLHCQDHEAVPYDIFRHGVLTCAIFSDYIRQSQRLYAEVCCQDEGAPSRALCQAVLGALKDALETSRGCDANSVVDMNARDSRCLESSVKAIRYLEASAKMSPHKLAQAMNAARMRGPGGDMDAKEFENAAAELFIARVKVVT
- the LOC129192884 gene encoding inositol-3-phosphate synthase 1-A-like isoform X1; the encoded protein is MTRASSPDLLLLVVAIPERHIRLGYKSLWRRSALKNPESRIMSVKIHINSPNVKYTDTHIEAEYSYQTTSVHKDGNTLTVTPRSTEMTLRTETCVPRLGVMLVGWGGNNGTTVTAAVLANKMKLTWNTKTGVKRANYFGSLLQASTVCVGSGPEGEVNVPFCDLLPMVHPNDIVFDGWDISSLDLGRAMERAQVLDWSLQEQLRPYMGAMKPRPSIYIPEFIAANQESRADNVLTGTIAEQMAQIRADIRDFRQSSGVDKVIVLWTATTERFCDVVPGINDTAENLLAAIQAGSEVSPSTLFAVASILEGCAYINGSPQNTFVPGAVDLAVQRGVFVGGDDFKSGQTKIKSVLVDFLVSSGIKPTSIVSYNHLGNNDGKNLSAPQQFRSKEITKSNVVDDMVQSNHVLYRRGEKPDHCVVIKYIPYVGDSKRAMDEYTSEIMMGGLNTIVLHNTCEDSLLASPIILDLAILTELCQRVTIRPKGEDHFQSFHSVLALLSFLCKAPLVPSGTPVINAFFRQRASIENIMRACLGLPPQSHMLLEEKLQRHFLSPHCINGDVASLKKKDPFIIRNHTEATNGIYANGDDAEHSN
- the LOC129192884 gene encoding inositol-3-phosphate synthase 1-A-like isoform X2; translated protein: MASQCFEGDWPCRLQILKVETARTFCPTSANPESRIMSVKIHINSPNVKYTDTHIEAEYSYQTTSVHKDGNTLTVTPRSTEMTLRTETCVPRLGVMLVGWGGNNGTTVTAAVLANKMKLTWNTKTGVKRANYFGSLLQASTVCVGSGPEGEVNVPFCDLLPMVHPNDIVFDGWDISSLDLGRAMERAQVLDWSLQEQLRPYMGAMKPRPSIYIPEFIAANQESRADNVLTGTIAEQMAQIRADIRDFRQSSGVDKVIVLWTATTERFCDVVPGINDTAENLLAAIQAGSEVSPSTLFAVASILEGCAYINGSPQNTFVPGAVDLAVQRGVFVGGDDFKSGQTKIKSVLVDFLVSSGIKPTSIVSYNHLGNNDGKNLSAPQQFRSKEITKSNVVDDMVQSNHVLYRRGEKPDHCVVIKYIPYVGDSKRAMDEYTSEIMMGGLNTIVLHNTCEDSLLASPIILDLAILTELCQRVTIRPKGEDHFQSFHSVLALLSFLCKAPLVPSGTPVINAFFRQRASIENIMRACLGLPPQSHMLLEEKLQRHFLSPHCINGDVASLKKKDPFIIRNHTEATNGIYANGDDAEHSN
- the LOC129192884 gene encoding inositol-3-phosphate synthase 1-A-like isoform X3, which translates into the protein MSVKIHINSPNVKYTDTHIEAEYSYQTTSVHKDGNTLTVTPRSTEMTLRTETCVPRLGVMLVGWGGNNGTTVTAAVLANKMKLTWNTKTGVKRANYFGSLLQASTVCVGSGPEGEVNVPFCDLLPMVHPNDIVFDGWDISSLDLGRAMERAQVLDWSLQEQLRPYMGAMKPRPSIYIPEFIAANQESRADNVLTGTIAEQMAQIRADIRDFRQSSGVDKVIVLWTATTERFCDVVPGINDTAENLLAAIQAGSEVSPSTLFAVASILEGCAYINGSPQNTFVPGAVDLAVQRGVFVGGDDFKSGQTKIKSVLVDFLVSSGIKPTSIVSYNHLGNNDGKNLSAPQQFRSKEITKSNVVDDMVQSNHVLYRRGEKPDHCVVIKYIPYVGDSKRAMDEYTSEIMMGGLNTIVLHNTCEDSLLASPIILDLAILTELCQRVTIRPKGEDHFQSFHSVLALLSFLCKAPLVPSGTPVINAFFRQRASIENIMRACLGLPPQSHMLLEEKLQRHFLSPHCINGDVASLKKKDPFIIRNHTEATNGIYANGDDAEHSN